Genomic segment of Streptomyces sp. NBC_00654:
TTTCAGCGTCGGGAACTTCACCAGGACCCCGCTGAAGAGGAAGTCCATCATCGAGGCCATCGCGTTGTTGAAGGAGAGCGACGCCTGCACGGCCGGGGGCGCGTCCGGGGAGGCGGCGGGCATCTGGGAGCTGGAGCCGATGTGCATGTTGACGACCGTGCCGGTCTCCTGGCAGACGGCGAAGAACGGGTCCCAGTAGCCGGTGTGGATGGACGGCAGTCCCAGGTAGGTGGGGATCTCGGAGAAGGTGACCGCCCGCACCCCGCGCGCGGCGTTGCGCCTGATCTCCGCGACGGCGAGGTCGATGTCCCAGAGCGGGATGATGCAGAGCGGGATCAGCCGGCCGCCGCTGTCGCCGCACCACTCCTCGACCATCCAGTCGTTGTAGGCGCGCACACAGGCGAGGGCGACCTCCTTGTCGTGCGCCTCGGCGAAGGTCTGCCCGCAGAAGCGCGGGAAGGTGGGGAAGCAGAGGGACGCCTCGACATGGTTGAGGTCCATGTCCTTGAGGCGTTCGGCGGGGTCCCAGCAGCCGGGCCGCATCTCCGCGCGGGTGATGCCCTCCAGGGTCATGTCGTCGCGGTCGAAGCCGACGGCGGCGATATTGCGCTTGTACGGGAACTTCAGGTCCTCGTAGATCCACCAGTCGGTCGGCGGCCCGTCCGGGTCCATCGTGATGACGTACTTGCCTCCCGTGTACGCCAGCTCGCCGATACCCGCGGTGAGCGGCTGCGGGCCGCGCTCGCGGTACTTGGCGGGCAGCCAGGTGGAGAAGAGGTGCGGTGGCTCGATCACGTGGTCGTCGACGCTGACGATCCGAGGCAGTTCCGTCATGGTGTCCCCTTCGGCGCGCTCGGCCTTTGGCTGATGACCCGGCCCATATCTGATGACCCGTCAGATTCAGTTGCGCACCCAGGCTAGCCCCGCACCCCTGGACCGACAAGGCGCAGCGCTCTACGCTCTCCGGACTATCTGACTAACCGTCAGTTCAGAGGGGATCACCGTGGGAGCCGTGAACGACGCGAACACCGGAAACACATCGACGGGCGGCGCGGAGGCGGCCGGAAGCACGGACACCGCACGGAGCGCGGACGCGACACGGAGCGCGGACGCGGCACGGAGCGCGGACGCGGCACGGAGCGCCGCGGACCTCGCGCACGCGCTGGGCGCCTCCCGCACCTTCTGGGAGCTGATCGAACGCCGCGCCGCCCTGACCCCGGACCGCCCCGTGCTCCTCCAGGGCGACCGCGAACTGACCTTCGGCGAGCTGCGGGAGCGCGCCGAGCGGGTCGCCGCAGGGCTGTACGAGCGGGGCGTGCGCCCCGGCAGTGTGGTCGCCTGGCAGCTGCCGACCCGGCTGGAGACGGCCCTGCTGTCCTTCGCGCTGACCCGGCTCGGAGCGGTACAGACCCCGGTCATCCCGTTCTACCGGGACCGCGAGGTCGGGTTCGCGCTGCGCGAGTCACGGGCGGAGTTCTTCGCCGTACCGGGACTCTGGCGCGGCTTCGACCACACGGCGATGGCGCACCGGCTCGCGGCGGAACTGGAACACCCGCCGCTGGTCCTCGACGCGTACGACTCGCTCCCGGACGGCGATCCCTCGCTCCTGCCGCCCCCTCCCGCGCCCTGTGACGGGGAGGCGGTGCGCTGGATCTACTGGACCTCGGGCACCACGTCCGACCCGAAGGGCGTGCTGCACACCGACCGCAGCCTGATCGCGGCCGGATCCTGTCTGGCGCACGCGCTGCGGCTGTCGCCCCAGGACGTGGGCTCGATGGCGTTCCCGTTCGCCCATGTCGCCGGCCCGGACTACACCGTGATGCTGCTGCTGTACGGCTTCCCCGCGGTGATGTTCGAGCAGTTCGCGCTGCCGGACGCGCTGGCGGAGTACCGGCGCCACGGGGTGACCGTGGCGGGCGGTTCGACCGCGTTCTACTCGATGTTCCTGGCCGAACAGCGCAAGGACCCGGACCGGAGGCTGATCCCCACCCTGCGGCTGCTCGCGGGCGGCGGGGCACCGAAGCCGCCGGAGATCCACCACGCGGTCGTCCGCGAGATGGGCGTCCAGCTCACCCACGGCTACGGCATGACCGAGGTCCCGATGATCACCATGGGCGCCCCGGACGACACGGCGGAGAACCTCGCCCTGACGGAGGGCCGCCCGCCCGCCGGCATGGAGATCCGGATCACCGACGAGACCGGCAAGCCGCTCCCGCACGGCACGGAGGGCGAGGTACGGCTGCGCGGCGAGGCCGTGTGCCGGGGCTATCTGAACCCGGACGCGTCGGCCCCGGCGTTCGACGCCGAGGGCTTCCTGATCACCGGCGATGTCGGCCGGCTCCAGGAGAGCGGCCATCTCACCCTGACCGGCCGCCTCAAGGACATCATCATCCGCAAGGGCGAGAACATCTCCGCCAAGGAGATCGAGGACCTGCTCCACCGCCACCCCGGCGTGGCCGACGCGGCGGTGATAGGACTGCCGGACCCGGAACGCGGGGAACGGGTCTGCGCGGTGATCGAACAGCCCCCGGGGGCAGCAGCCCTGACACTGGCGGAGATCGCCGGACACCTGCGCACCGAGGGCCTGTCGGTGCACAAGCTGCCCGAACAGCTGGAACTGGTGGACGCGCTGCCGCGCAACGAGACGCTGCACAAGGTGCTCAAGTACAGACTGCGGGAGCGGTACGCCTGATCCGGCTTACCGCAGCGCTTCCAGTTCGGCCTGGAGGTCCGGGTCGTCCAGGCCCGGCAGGGTGTAGCCCACCGGCTCCTCCCACTCGATCTCGCTGTCGTCGATCGCCACGCGCCACTCGGCGTCGGGCACGGCCCGGCGCAGCTCGGTCATCGAGCCCAGCAGGTGGCGGGTCTGCGGCAGATAGCGGGCGGGATCGTTGGTGAACTTGGTGCTTCCCGAGAGAACCTCGTCGGGATCGTCCTCGCCGGGCTCGTACAGGTAGAGCCCTTCCTCGTCGTCGTACGGATACGTGGCTCCGCGGGCGGTCACGACCTGCTGGACGGCATCGTTCTCGGCCGGGCTCAGGGGTGTGTCACGGCGGGCCGAGTAATAGAGGGAGACGCTCATGGGTGGAGCGTAGAACGCGTCACTGACAACGCCCCGCGGTCCGGGCGCGCGGGGGTGGGGCACGGACGGCGCGACAGCGCGTCCGCACCCCGCCCCCGACCGGAGAACGGGAGAACGGGAGAACCGCGAAGCCGGAGAACCGGTAACCGGTAACCGGGAGCCTCGCGGCGGCGGGGCCGGAAGCCCGGGAAGGCGGTTACGCGTCCGGGGCGATCACCGTGAAGTAGACGGCGAACGCGGTCACCGCGTCGCTCTCGGCGATCCGGCCGTCCCCGTCGGTGTCCAGGCTCCGGGCGGCGACGCCCGCGATCTCCTCGCTGGCGCCGAGCACCCGCAGCACCCGCTCCACGGCCGCCACCGAGGCGGCCCCGTCGTTCTCGCGGTCCGCGACGGCGATGGCCGCGCGCAGGAAGGGGCGGGCGATCTCCGCGAAGCGCTCGGGGTTGTCGCGCAGCCGTTTCACGGCCCCGCCCACGAACTCCTCACGGGTGACGCGCTGGTCCCCGTCCACGTCGGCGATCCCCGCCATGCCCTGCCAGAACGCCTCGGCCCCGGTGTAGAGCGCCTGGCCCTTGTCGCAGCGGGCCGTCGTACCGAACTCGGCGAGCAGACGGGCCGCGGCTGCGTTGAAATCGGCGCGATCGATGTATCCGTTGCCGTCCTGGTCGAAGGCGGCGAACCGGTGCGCGATCTTGCGCTCGTACTCTGCGCTGTCCATGCGGGGAGCGTACGACGCCCGGGGCCATCACGTGTCACGGACGCCCACCGCCCATATGACAACCTGGCGTTAAGTCAGCCCTTGTCCCACCCTGTCAGGCGGACAGCGGCTGGGCTTCCTCGTCCACCGCCGACGCCGCGTCGGGGTAGACCGAGAAGAGGCGGCGTACCCCGAGGGCGGCGAGCACCCGGTTGACGTGGGAGCCGTCCTCCGCGCCCCGGGCCGGGAGGATCAGCCGCAGACGGCCGCCGCAGGACTTCATCAGACGGCGCGAGGCGATCAGCACGCCGACCCCGCTGGAGTCGCAGAAGAAGACGTCCGACAGATCGAGCACCACGTCGTGCCGGCCCTCGGCGACCGCCTCGTGGACGGACTGACGCACGACGGGTGAGGACACGAGGTCGAGTTCACCCCGGATCTCCAGCACGGTCCATGAGCCCTGCTCGGTCTCGTCCACCTTCAGTGTCACGCGACTGGACCTCTCGTTCCGGGGGCTCCCGACGATCCGGAAGATTCCGTTCCTTCTCGCGGCTGCCCCACCGCACATCCATGAAACACCGACCCGCTCACCCGTGCACAGAGGGTTTCCTGCGGAAATGATCACTTCAGCACGTTCCTCCTGCTCAGGAACGCCCAAGGGTGAGGCATTCCCTACCATCTCCGGCCCTTCTGCGGGCAGAGTTGACGCAAAGAGGCGTGATCGGCGACCGTGCCGACTAGATTCGGGGTGACGAGCGGCACAGGGCAGGGCAGGGCAGAGCGGGACGGAACAGGCCGGACACGGCAGGACACAGGGGCAGGGCTGGGGCTGGGGATTTCATGGCGAAGGACACACCTCCCCGCTGGGACCGCAGGATGCAGCAACGGCTGGCCCGCGGCGAGGCGGCGGCACTCGGCGAGCTCTACGACCGGTTCGCCTCCCTGGTGCACAGCCAGGCCCACCGGATGCTCGACGACGAGGACGCCGCCGACCTGGTCACCCGCGAGGTCTTCGGCCAGGTCTGGGAGAACCCCGAGGCGTACGACCCGAAACTGGGTTCGATGCGGTCCTGGGTGACCCGGCTCGCCCACCGCCAGTCCGTGCAGCGGCTGCGCAGGACGGAGGCCTCCTCGTACGAGGAGGAGCACGGGCACGGCGCCGTCCCCGACCCGGCGGAGCTGGAACAGCGCGTGCTCAGGGCCACCGCGGCGGCCCGCGCCGACTACATCGTCGCCTCCATGCCGGCCCCGCTGCGGGCGGCACTGGAGCTGGCGTACATCCAGCGCCGGGACTACCGGCAGACCGCCGCCGACCTCGGGGTCACCGAGGACGAGGCCCGCCGGCGGCTCCGGCTGGGACTCCAGCTGCTGTCCACCGCGAACACCCGGCCCCTGGAGGGGTCCTCGCCGCCCGGGTACGGACGGGCCCTGTGACGGCCGACGGCAACGGCCGCGAACGCCGCGGGCGCGACGACGGGGTCCAGGGCGCACCGCGCATACCGGGACCCCGTGGCGCCGCGGACGACCTCGCCCTCGGCTCCGTACCGCGCCCCGCTCCCCCGCCCCTACGGGACGAGCCCCCGGCCCGGGTACCCGCCCCCTCGACGGAACCGGAGACTCCGATGGCGGCGGCCACGCCGGTCCTCTCCCACCAGGTCCTCAAGGCCCTCCTCGGCGCCTGGGCCCTCTCGGCCTGCTCGCCCGAGGAGACGACGGCCGTCGAGGATCACCTCACCGAGTGCGCCGCCTGCGCGGACGAGGCCCTGCGGCTGCGCGACGCGGTGGGCCTGCTGCACACCGACCGCTCCCTGGACCTCGACCCGGCGCTGCGGTCCCGGGTGATCGACGGCTGCCTGGGGCGCCGTCCCGCCGGAATCCCGGTGCCGGACTGGGTCGCTCCGTACGACGCCGAGACCGCGCGGCTCGATGCCCTGCTCCGGGACATCGGCGACGCGGAATGGCACGCCCCGGTGCGGCTGAGGTGGTTCGAGGACGAGCGGGCGGTCCACCGCAGGACGACGGTCGCCGGGGTGATCGGCCATCTGACGACCGTGGACGGGCTGGTGTCCGCAGCCCTCGGGCTGGGCGACCCGCTCGGCCCCGGCGTGGTGCCGCTCCCGCCCACCGAGCGCACCGAGGCGTACTGGTCGGCCGCGCGCCTGCCACCGACCCGGGCCGTCCGCGAACCCTGGCGCGACCAGAGCCACGAGCTGATCCGTACGGCGTCCTTCGCGGGCCGCGACATCGCGGAGCTCTCCGTCCCGTACGGGGACTTCGCCCTTCCGCTCCAGGATTCGCTGCTGGACCGGGCCTTCGAGTGCTGGGTGCACGGCGGGGACATCGCCGACGCGGTCGACTACCCGTACGGGGATCCCTCCGCCGCCCATCTCCACCGGATGATCGACCTGGCGGCACGGCTGCTCCCGGCCACCCTCGCCGAGCGCCGTCGTGCCGGTCTCGCCGGACCGGCCAGGGATCTGGTCGCCGCCGGAGCACCGGGCCGCTCGCTCCATCTGGAGGTCGAGGGACACGGCGGCGGCAACTGGTACATCGCGCTGGACTCCCCGGCCGCCTTCGGCTCGCCCGACCACTCGGTGGCGCAGGTCGCGCTCGACGGGGTGGAGCTCTGCCGGCTCGTCGCGGGCCATATCTCGCCGGAGGACGCGGCGGCGGGCCAGGAGGGCGACCGCGAGGCGATCAACGACGTGCTGTTCGCGGCGGCCTCGCTCAGCCGCCTGTGAGCGTGTGGCTGCTGGGCCCGTGAGCCTGTGAGCCTGTGGCGAACGCGCGCTTCCTCACTCGAATGAACAAGACGTTAGGCAAGGCGGGCGACGAATACCGCGTCGGCAGGCACAACGAGCGTCCGGCGCGTTTCCAGCTCGCGGCCTGGCCCACGGCCAAGGGCGAGGAGACGGGATCTGCGGGACGAGTCGAGGAGATGGCCGGATGATGGCGGACCCGAACATGGTCTTCTGACGAACCTGCATCGCGCGCACCACCCGCCGTCCATCTATGCCAAAACCGTCCCACCTCAAGCGCCCAATACCGTGGGCGAGTTCGACGGCCCCGGCCTGTAATGCCCAGGTGAAATCCTGATTGCCGACCAAACGAATCCCGCGCTGCCGGTTCAGCTCCGTTCCGCCCAGTAGTCCACCAGCATCTCGGTCGGCCAGGCGGGCTCACGAACCGCGCCGCGCGGCCCCATCATGGTGAAGAACGGTGACACGTCGTAGATCTTTGTGCCGACCACCGCGTCCAGATCGGTCACCCGGAGCCGAAGGCCATCAACTTCCAGCAGACGAGGGAAGCTCTGAGCCAGCTGGTTGGGGCGCCGGTGGTTGCGGTGCGCGAACGTCCCCGTGGCCGGCCACTGCGCGTTCCCCCGCGGGCTCCGTGCGTGGTACTCGACATCGTCAGGTGATGCCTGGTCGAAGTGCCACACCACCACCAGGTGGGAGAACTCCTCCAGGCCCTGCACGGAGTCGATGGGGAAATCTGTCTTGTCGAGCTGGATCACGGACTCGACGCCACCCCAGTAGTCATCGGCCACCTCGGTTCGGCCGGCGACGACTTCCCCGATCGGATTGATGTCCAAGGCCATGGTCCCGTCCTCTCGACTCGGATGTACGGACGCTGGCGATCAATCTACTTGGGCGAGATACGAGGCGGCGCGGGCATCGAGGACTCCTACCGTAGGGATGCCGCGCTTGCGGTAGGGCGACAGTAGGTGTCGCATCTCGACGACCCCCTGCCGGGCGCGGCCCGAGTAGATTCCGTCCTCCATAGCGTCCAGGACGCTGGTCCACGTCGCGCACGCTTCTTCCACACCACCGTGGGCGATCTGCGTCGCGCCCAGATATCCGAGGGTGACCGCGTGCGTGCGCCTGAATTCAGCACCGCGCGTGCGCACTGAACGGCGAAACTCTTTCACGGCTTGCTGGCGGTCACCCAAGTCCCGCAATGTGCAGGCTGTTTCATGAGCGAGAGACGCTTCTCCGAAGAAGAAGGTCCGATCGGGCTCCTTGATCCCGTCATGGGCGTTGGATAGATCATCCTCGGCTCGCAACAAGGCTTTAGCGGCTTGGTCGTTGTGTCGGTTCGCTGCGAGGGCCCGCGCGTGCACGACGCCCAGGAGGGCTCGCTCCCGAGGGGTGGCGGCTGCGTACCGTTCCCCGTGAACCGACGCCTGCGCGAGTTGGAGAGCTTCGCGGCGAAAGCCCATGTCGAGCGCTTGGTGGGCCATGGCCCTCATGATGTGCCCGCTCAGGGGCGCGTCCCCGGACCGGGCTGCCAGTTTCACCGCGATATTGAATCGCTGGAGCGCAACTGCGTGCTCGCTGTTGTCGAAGGCCATCCAGCCCGCGACATAGGCGAGTTCGGCTGAGGCCGAGAACATGGCGCGACGGGTCTCGTCGTCAGTGAAGCGCCCCCGGAGAAAGCTGTGAGCTTCGTGCTTCAGGTATTCGTCGACGGCACGCCGACCATGTCCGCCTCCGCGTCGTTGGTCCATGCGCGAGAATGCCAGGGTCAGCTCCCGCACGGTCTCGACATCCCCATGGCCGACCCGCTTCCGAGCCGCGGTCTCCTCCGCCGGGGGCTCCACCATGGCTGCCCACCATGTAGCGTCCGGCAAGATCAGCGCCGCCGACGAATACACGCCACCTGCCAGCAGTCGACGCCGGTCCGTGTCCACGCCACTCCCCAAGTCGCTCAGCGCGATCAGAGGATCGACGCGCCAGTCCAGCGCTTCCTGCGCCGGCGAGGTGGCGGCTGCGAATCCGACTTCTTGTGGCGTGATCTTACGCTTCAAGCGACGGGACAGCGCCTGGCACAAGATAGCCGGAGCGATCCCTGAAGGCTGGACGCCTCCGACCCACATGCTCACGTGGGAGCGTCCGATCTTGGAGTTCTCCAGTACTTCGCCGTTCAGTGTCTCGACGGCGACGCGGTTGTACGCAGCGGTGGCCTGAGCCCGTGACCAGCAAGCTTCCAAGAGGAGCGAGGCCAGTCGCTCATTTCTCTCGCGCGCCATTCTGCGCCCCCGGACCCGAAAACGATCTTTGACCACGTTGGCCGACCCGCCCTGTCGGGCAGCGCGGGGACGAGCACCTGTTCACCGTAGTGCTCAACTATTGCCTGGCGCAGGAAAGATGCTCCACAGTCACCCCGCTTGAAGCTTCGGTTTCGGTGCCGAGAACTCGCAACGCGATCATGGTCGGTCCTCCCGAGACGGCTCCAGCAGACAAGGCTGCCGATGAGGAAGACGAAGACCCCGCACCGACCAGCCGACCGTTGACGATCTTTGACCACCTTGACCACCCCCAAGCCCTTGACTCCATTCCGGGCGCTGCGGATTAGCGGTTCCCTCTTGTAGGCCAGCTACTCGACAAGCGGGAGCACCCCACATGAACGCCTCCACCGGCACAGAAGACGCCATGGGCGCCGAACGCCTGGCCAGCGTCGGTCTGCCACGGAACCGCGTCCCTCTGGAAAGGCCGCTCGTGATGCCGGAGGGCGTGAGAGTTGAGCGCCCGCCTCACGATCTCTCCCACGGCGTGCCAAGGGGAGGAGCATGATGAGCACTGCAACGTCCGCCGTCGTCGTGACCGCGTGCGAAGTACGGCATGGAATTGGTCCCGGTTTCGCGGTCGCTTTCGCCCCTGACGAGCGGCGAGTGGCGCACATGCGCAAGATCACCGAGGCTCATCTGCGGTTGTGGCGGGTGCCGGAGCCGACTGCCGAGAACGTGATTCTCGCGGTGTCGGAGCTCGTGACCAACGGCATCCAACATGGGCACTGCGCTATGAGGCTGAACGCCCTCTGCCGGGACGGCGTACTGCGATTCGAGGTTACGGACGGCAACCCGAGTCCCGCTCAACTCTCCCAGGCGGACGATGACGACCTTTCCGGCCGCGGGCTCTTCGCCGTCGCTGCGCTCGCCCGCGACTGGGGGGTCAGCGACGACGGCTACACCACCTGGTGCGACTTTCGCCTCTCCTCAGGGAGGCCCTGATGACCGCCCTGGCGTGCGAGAGCGCTGCTCCGATTCTCGTGGCAGCATTCGCGAGCGACATCGCGACAACTAGTCGAGTCGACCTCGGTCTGCGCCGCTTCCTGGCCTCCGATGCGATCACCGTCGAGTTGTACGACGACCTGGAGACCATCCTCGGCGAGGACGCCGCGCGCCTTTCCCCGGAGGAAAGCGCGGTCATCTCGGCCCGGCTGCGGCATGTCACCCCGTCACTCAGAGAAGTGGTCGAGCGCTCGCTGACCCCTTACCCACCGCAGATGGACGACGTCATGGTCCGGAGCGTCGGGTTCCCTGGCCCAGGCGATGCCTACGGCCACCTGGTGCGCTTTGCCACGCGGGGCCCCGTGGGGTGTTCTTCGGCTATTCCCCAACAGTCCCGCCCCTCCCCGTTGGCACGGGCCGGGGCCGCGTGGAAAGGAGGCCTTACGTGTTCATCGACTTCCCGAGCGAACTCGAAGCCGCTCTGATCGACTCTTCGCTTCCGCCATGGCAACTGGACGGGTCGTTCCTGGCGCAGTCCACCATGGAGGAATACCGGACCGCGCTGACGGCCATCCCGCGATTCGAGGAGACCGCCGCGGCCCTGCGCCACGCGTTGACCGGGAAGGGCGGCGGGTACGCCGTACTGCGCCTGGGGAACCTCGTCAAGGTGCTGGGGTCCGGCGTCCGGTTACGGCGGCTGGCGACCGGATTCGCGGCCGAGGTAGCAATCCCCTTCTCACCCTTCCCGCGGTGGCCCCTGTGGAAAGACATCGGCGTCAAGGTCAAAAAGGACCCCGGCAAGTCCAGCGGCATCGGGTACAACGCGTTTCATATGGACCTGGTGAACGCGCGCCTGCCCCCGGATTACACCACGCTCCTGTGCATCCGCTCCGATCCTCTCGGCGGTGGCCCCAGCATTCTCTCGGACGCCCACGCTGCGGTGGCGCGGCTGTCGGAGAACAGCCGCACTCTGCTGGCCGAGTCGGCCTACCACTACGGGACCTTCTTCGACCTGTTCGGCGTGGGCGAGGAATACAAACCGTTCCCGATCCTGGACAGCTCGGAGCTGGACGAAGGGTTCATCCGGTTCACCGCCAAGATGCTGTCGAGGTCGGATCTCGGCCAGGCGCACGCCGACGCGGCCAAGGAACTTGCCGTGGAACTCGTCCGGGGGCAGGTCTCCTTCGCGCTCCAGCCCGGGGACTTCCTCATCGTGAACCAGCGCCGGTTCCTGCACGGCCGGGAAGCGCTCCACGACGGTCAGGAGACCGTGCCGGTCGCCGATCGGCGGCTGCTCCTCCAACTCTTCCTGCGCGCGAGGGCCGACGACGGCCCGCCGCGTAGCCGGCCCAAGGCACACCGGTGACCCGCCGAGTCCCGCCCCCAGGCCCAGCCCCCGAACACGCGGCACGGCCACAGGGTGGGGCCCGGTCGGGCACACCCGGAAAAAGTCGCGCACCCCGCTCCCCAGGCCTGTGCGCACTAGATGCGCGAGTTGCGCAACGACTGCCACACGGCGCCGGCCAGTGCCCGCGTCGCTCGCGGGACCGACAGGTCCTCGTGCTGGCGGTAGAGGGTCCAGTTGTATTTGACCAAAGACATCTTGTTGGAAGACAGCGATCCCGCCTGACCAGCCCGGTACACCGCAAGCGGCTCAGCCAAGCCGCGGGCATCAGCGCCGTCCCGCATAATCGACAGCCACAGCGCGTAGTCCTGGCGCTTGCGCATCTCTGGCATGAGCCTGGTGCCCAGGACGTTACGGTCGTACATGGCGGTGAGGGCGCCGATGTAGTCCCGGCGCAGCATCGCGTGGTAGTCCACATGCTCTCGCGCTTGGATCACCCGCCCGTTAGGCACCCAATCGGTGCTCTCGCCGTCGTAGTCGGCGTCCATCTTGAAGTAGCTGGTGAACGTCAGCGGCGCATCGCCCTCGGCAGCGAAGGCGAGCTGCTTTTCGGTCTTCTCCGGCAGCCACATGTCATCGGAGTCGAGGAACGCCACGTAGTCCCCACGGGCTCGCTCGATCGCGAGATTGCGAGCCCGGCCCGCGCCACCCCGCTCGGGTGCCGACTGCGGCAGCACGCGCTTGTCCTGGGCGGCGAACTCGCGCAGCAGATCCATCGAGCTGTCGGAGGACTGATCATCGGTGACCAGCAGCTCCACGTCGCTGTGCGTCTGTGTGAGCACCGATCGGACGGCCGCGCCGAGGGTGGCCGCCGAGTTGTAGACGGGCATCACGACAGACACCAGAGGCACAGCACATCTCCTTACCAGATCAGGAATGACGGTCCATTCAAGCACCGCAACCGAGGAGGAGCTGACATGCAGATAGTCGTCGCTGGTCAGGGCTACGTAGGGCTTCCGCTGGCCGTACGCGCCGCAGAGGTGGGGCACCGCGTGATCGGCTACGACGTGGACGCTCACCGAATTCAGCAGCTCGCCGCCGGCCACTCCTACGTCGAGGACGTGACCTCCGCGCGGCTGCGCGCCGTGCTGGACTCCAGGGACTACTCGGCGACCACCGACGCTTCCGCGCTGGCCGGTTTCGACATCGCGGTGATCACCGTGCCGACCCCACTGCGGGACGGCGTACCCGACCTGTCCTACATCGAGACCTGCGCCCGGACCCTGGGCGAACACCTTCGTCCCGGCGCGACCGTGGTCCTGGAGTCCACGACCTACCCCGGCTGCACCGAGGAACTGTTGGTGCCGATCCT
This window contains:
- a CDS encoding STAS domain-containing protein, producing the protein MTLKVDETEQGSWTVLEIRGELDLVSSPVVRQSVHEAVAEGRHDVVLDLSDVFFCDSSGVGVLIASRRLMKSCGGRLRLILPARGAEDGSHVNRVLAALGVRRLFSVYPDAASAVDEEAQPLSA
- a CDS encoding RNA polymerase sigma factor yields the protein MAKDTPPRWDRRMQQRLARGEAAALGELYDRFASLVHSQAHRMLDDEDAADLVTREVFGQVWENPEAYDPKLGSMRSWVTRLAHRQSVQRLRRTEASSYEEEHGHGAVPDPAELEQRVLRATAAARADYIVASMPAPLRAALELAYIQRRDYRQTAADLGVTEDEARRRLRLGLQLLSTANTRPLEGSSPPGYGRAL
- a CDS encoding TauD/TfdA family dioxygenase; this translates as MFIDFPSELEAALIDSSLPPWQLDGSFLAQSTMEEYRTALTAIPRFEETAAALRHALTGKGGGYAVLRLGNLVKVLGSGVRLRRLATGFAAEVAIPFSPFPRWPLWKDIGVKVKKDPGKSSGIGYNAFHMDLVNARLPPDYTTLLCIRSDPLGGGPSILSDAHAAVARLSENSRTLLAESAYHYGTFFDLFGVGEEYKPFPILDSSELDEGFIRFTAKMLSRSDLGQAHADAAKELAVELVRGQVSFALQPGDFLIVNQRRFLHGREALHDGQETVPVADRRLLLQLFLRARADDGPPRSRPKAHR
- a CDS encoding class I adenylate-forming enzyme family protein, with product MGASRTFWELIERRAALTPDRPVLLQGDRELTFGELRERAERVAAGLYERGVRPGSVVAWQLPTRLETALLSFALTRLGAVQTPVIPFYRDREVGFALRESRAEFFAVPGLWRGFDHTAMAHRLAAELEHPPLVLDAYDSLPDGDPSLLPPPPAPCDGEAVRWIYWTSGTTSDPKGVLHTDRSLIAAGSCLAHALRLSPQDVGSMAFPFAHVAGPDYTVMLLLYGFPAVMFEQFALPDALAEYRRHGVTVAGGSTAFYSMFLAEQRKDPDRRLIPTLRLLAGGGAPKPPEIHHAVVREMGVQLTHGYGMTEVPMITMGAPDDTAENLALTEGRPPAGMEIRITDETGKPLPHGTEGEVRLRGEAVCRGYLNPDASAPAFDAEGFLITGDVGRLQESGHLTLTGRLKDIIIRKGENISAKEIEDLLHRHPGVADAAVIGLPDPERGERVCAVIEQPPGAAALTLAEIAGHLRTEGLSVHKLPEQLELVDALPRNETLHKVLKYRLRERYA
- a CDS encoding amidohydrolase family protein, whose translation is MTELPRIVSVDDHVIEPPHLFSTWLPAKYRERGPQPLTAGIGELAYTGGKYVITMDPDGPPTDWWIYEDLKFPYKRNIAAVGFDRDDMTLEGITRAEMRPGCWDPAERLKDMDLNHVEASLCFPTFPRFCGQTFAEAHDKEVALACVRAYNDWMVEEWCGDSGGRLIPLCIIPLWDIDLAVAEIRRNAARGVRAVTFSEIPTYLGLPSIHTGYWDPFFAVCQETGTVVNMHIGSSSQMPAASPDAPPAVQASLSFNNAMASMMDFLFSGVLVKFPTLKLAYSEGQMGWIPYALERADDVWEEHRAWGGVRGLIPEPPSTYYYRQMFCCFFRDKHGIASLDVVGRDNATFETDYPHVDSTFPHTKEVALDHVKGLDEETVYKLMRGNAIRMLGLDLDRDRAK
- a CDS encoding EF-hand domain-containing protein, translated to MDSAEYERKIAHRFAAFDQDGNGYIDRADFNAAAARLLAEFGTTARCDKGQALYTGAEAFWQGMAGIADVDGDQRVTREEFVGGAVKRLRDNPERFAEIARPFLRAAIAVADRENDGAASVAAVERVLRVLGASEEIAGVAARSLDTDGDGRIAESDAVTAFAVYFTVIAPDA
- a CDS encoding Tat pathway signal protein, with product MARERNERLASLLLEACWSRAQATAAYNRVAVETLNGEVLENSKIGRSHVSMWVGGVQPSGIAPAILCQALSRRLKRKITPQEVGFAAATSPAQEALDWRVDPLIALSDLGSGVDTDRRRLLAGGVYSSAALILPDATWWAAMVEPPAEETAARKRVGHGDVETVRELTLAFSRMDQRRGGGHGRRAVDEYLKHEAHSFLRGRFTDDETRRAMFSASAELAYVAGWMAFDNSEHAVALQRFNIAVKLAARSGDAPLSGHIMRAMAHQALDMGFRREALQLAQASVHGERYAAATPRERALLGVVHARALAANRHNDQAAKALLRAEDDLSNAHDGIKEPDRTFFFGEASLAHETACTLRDLGDRQQAVKEFRRSVRTRGAEFRRTHAVTLGYLGATQIAHGGVEEACATWTSVLDAMEDGIYSGRARQGVVEMRHLLSPYRKRGIPTVGVLDARAASYLAQVD
- a CDS encoding zf-HC2 domain-containing protein, producing MTADGNGRERRGRDDGVQGAPRIPGPRGAADDLALGSVPRPAPPPLRDEPPARVPAPSTEPETPMAAATPVLSHQVLKALLGAWALSACSPEETTAVEDHLTECAACADEALRLRDAVGLLHTDRSLDLDPALRSRVIDGCLGRRPAGIPVPDWVAPYDAETARLDALLRDIGDAEWHAPVRLRWFEDERAVHRRTTVAGVIGHLTTVDGLVSAALGLGDPLGPGVVPLPPTERTEAYWSAARLPPTRAVREPWRDQSHELIRTASFAGRDIAELSVPYGDFALPLQDSLLDRAFECWVHGGDIADAVDYPYGDPSAAHLHRMIDLAARLLPATLAERRRAGLAGPARDLVAAGAPGRSLHLEVEGHGGGNWYIALDSPAAFGSPDHSVAQVALDGVELCRLVAGHISPEDAAAGQEGDREAINDVLFAAASLSRL
- a CDS encoding TrmO family methyltransferase is translated as MALDINPIGEVVAGRTEVADDYWGGVESVIQLDKTDFPIDSVQGLEEFSHLVVVWHFDQASPDDVEYHARSPRGNAQWPATGTFAHRNHRRPNQLAQSFPRLLEVDGLRLRVTDLDAVVGTKIYDVSPFFTMMGPRGAVREPAWPTEMLVDYWAERS
- a CDS encoding ATP-binding protein, with protein sequence MMSTATSAVVVTACEVRHGIGPGFAVAFAPDERRVAHMRKITEAHLRLWRVPEPTAENVILAVSELVTNGIQHGHCAMRLNALCRDGVLRFEVTDGNPSPAQLSQADDDDLSGRGLFAVAALARDWGVSDDGYTTWCDFRLSSGRP